One stretch of Vulgatibacter sp. DNA includes these proteins:
- a CDS encoding YchJ family protein encodes MACVCGNEGSYETCCAPYHRGEALPPTAEALMRSRYSAYVKGEIDYILQTHDPETREVADREEIERWSREADWKGLEIHRASGGPGDEKGEVEFTASWREAGRDRTHRECSHFRPGEGGGWNYVSGHQVQVPVVAGPKTGRNDPCPCGSGKKFKKCCAA; translated from the coding sequence ATGGCCTGTGTCTGCGGAAACGAAGGAAGCTACGAGACCTGCTGCGCCCCCTACCACCGGGGCGAGGCGCTGCCCCCCACCGCCGAAGCGCTGATGCGCTCGCGCTACAGCGCGTACGTGAAGGGGGAGATCGACTACATCCTCCAGACCCACGATCCGGAGACCCGCGAGGTGGCGGATCGCGAGGAGATCGAGCGCTGGTCCCGCGAGGCCGACTGGAAGGGCCTCGAGATCCACCGGGCCAGCGGCGGCCCCGGCGACGAGAAGGGCGAGGTGGAGTTCACCGCCAGCTGGCGCGAGGCGGGCCGGGATCGCACCCACCGCGAGTGCTCGCACTTCCGGCCCGGCGAGGGCGGCGGCTGGAATTACGTGAGCGGCCACCAGGTGCAGGTGCCGGTGGTGGCTGGTCCGAAGACCGGCCGCAACGATCCCTGCCCCTGCGGCAGCGGCAAGAAGTTCAAGAAGTGCTGCGCCGCCTGA
- a CDS encoding ABC1 kinase family protein, whose translation MRVPVFRDAFRDLNRLRQIAAVVVRHGFGEFLDRSRAWESLGKKVEVPADPAVASKATAARFRDMLAELGPTFVKLGQVLSTRPDLLPATWVDELRSLQDRVPPVGIEAIRAEIEASLGRPVAASFSWIEEKPLASASIAQVHRARTASGELVVVKVQRPAIEEKIRSDVAILYYFAQLLEAVVEETGLYGPVGIVEEFERSLSEELDFVHEAENVRAFWERAAERPGLRVPQVHDELSGRRVLTLEYLEGPKITEACPPHEPKKLARTLIESGFRLLFEEGIFHGDPHPGNLLVLEDGRIGVLDFGLVGRLTPQMQETIVLLVIAVALRDADSAARLIYRVGLPDQRTNLAAFRADIDGILRRYLGRSLKEVPSAQVMRELLDLTVRYHIRIPKDYALLAKAVMTTEGIVRALDPELDLLTFGVPYARELLQGRFDPAALLGMGTPMKSMLRLSTVLQDVPTQLSQILLDLEGGKFTVQARSPEVQRIEGAIRGMGVTVFLGLIASALVIGAFFSLARIDWLVGGRIPFAVIVAAVGLLGAGALFWAALSWSAMQGRFRKIRLSRWLGRGRGRIGRR comes from the coding sequence GTGCGTGTCCCCGTCTTCCGCGACGCCTTCCGCGACCTGAACCGCCTCCGGCAGATCGCCGCCGTGGTGGTGCGCCACGGCTTCGGCGAGTTCCTCGACAGGAGCCGCGCCTGGGAGTCGCTCGGGAAGAAGGTGGAGGTACCCGCCGATCCGGCGGTGGCCTCCAAGGCGACCGCCGCCCGTTTCCGCGACATGCTCGCCGAGCTGGGGCCGACCTTCGTCAAGCTGGGCCAGGTGCTCTCCACCAGGCCGGACCTCCTCCCCGCCACCTGGGTGGACGAGCTGCGCTCGCTGCAGGACCGGGTGCCGCCGGTGGGGATCGAGGCGATCCGCGCGGAGATCGAGGCCTCCCTGGGCAGGCCCGTCGCCGCGAGCTTCTCGTGGATCGAGGAGAAGCCCCTGGCCTCCGCCTCGATCGCGCAGGTGCACCGGGCGCGGACCGCCTCTGGCGAGCTGGTGGTGGTGAAGGTGCAGCGGCCGGCGATCGAGGAGAAGATCCGCTCCGACGTCGCCATCCTCTACTACTTCGCGCAGCTCCTCGAGGCGGTGGTGGAGGAGACCGGCCTCTACGGCCCGGTGGGGATCGTCGAGGAGTTCGAGCGATCGCTCTCGGAGGAGCTCGACTTCGTCCACGAGGCGGAGAACGTCCGCGCCTTCTGGGAGCGTGCCGCGGAAAGGCCGGGCCTGCGGGTGCCGCAGGTCCACGACGAGCTCTCGGGGCGGCGGGTCCTCACCCTCGAATACCTCGAGGGCCCGAAGATCACCGAGGCCTGCCCGCCCCACGAGCCGAAGAAGCTGGCGCGGACGCTGATCGAGTCGGGCTTCCGGCTCCTCTTCGAGGAGGGGATCTTCCACGGCGATCCGCACCCGGGGAACCTGCTCGTCCTCGAAGACGGCAGGATCGGCGTCCTCGACTTCGGGCTGGTGGGGCGGCTCACCCCGCAGATGCAGGAGACGATCGTCCTGCTCGTGATCGCGGTGGCGCTGCGGGACGCGGACTCCGCGGCGCGGCTCATCTACCGGGTGGGCCTTCCCGATCAGCGCACGAACCTCGCCGCCTTCCGGGCCGACATCGACGGGATCCTGCGCCGCTACCTCGGGCGATCGCTCAAGGAGGTGCCCTCGGCGCAGGTGATGCGGGAGCTCCTCGATCTCACGGTCCGCTACCACATCCGGATCCCGAAGGACTACGCGCTCCTCGCCAAGGCGGTGATGACCACCGAGGGGATCGTCCGGGCGCTCGATCCGGAGCTCGACCTCCTCACCTTCGGCGTGCCCTACGCCCGGGAGCTGCTCCAGGGGCGCTTCGACCCGGCGGCGTTGCTGGGAATGGGCACGCCGATGAAGTCGATGCTGCGCCTCTCGACGGTGCTGCAGGACGTACCCACCCAGCTCTCGCAGATCCTCCTCGATCTCGAAGGGGGCAAGTTCACGGTGCAGGCCCGCTCGCCGGAGGTGCAGCGGATCGAGGGCGCCATCCGCGGGATGGGCGTCACCGTCTTCCTCGGCCTGATCGCATCGGCGCTGGTGATCGGCGCGTTCTTCTCGCTGGCGCGGATCGACTGGCTGGTGGGCGGGCGCATCCCCTTCGCGGTGATCGTCGCTGCGGTGGGGCTCCTCGGCGCCGGTGCGCTCTTCTGGGCGGCCTTGAGCTGGTCGGCGATGCAGGGGCGCTTCCGCAAGATCCGCCTCTCCCGCTGGCTGGGGCGCGGGCGGGGCCGGATCGGGCGGCGCTGA